From the Priestia koreensis genome, one window contains:
- the gdh gene encoding glucose 1-dehydrogenase, translating to MYTDLKGKVVVITGGSTGLGRAMAVRFGKEQAKVVVNYRSNVQEAMATKAEVEEAGGQAVVVRGDVTVEKDVINLVKTAVEEFGTLDVMINNAGVENPVPSHELTLENWNQVIETNLTGAFLGSREALKYFVENDIKGNVINMSSVHEMIPWPLFVHYAASKGGMKLMTETLALEYAPKGIRVNNIGPGAINTPINAEKFADPVQRADVESMIPMGYIGEPEEIASVAAFLASSEASYITGITLFADGAMTKYPSFQAGRG from the coding sequence ATGTATACAGATTTAAAAGGAAAAGTTGTCGTAATTACTGGAGGATCAACAGGTCTTGGCCGTGCGATGGCTGTACGCTTCGGTAAAGAGCAAGCGAAAGTAGTCGTAAACTACCGTAGCAACGTACAAGAAGCAATGGCAACAAAAGCAGAAGTAGAAGAAGCAGGCGGACAAGCAGTTGTCGTACGTGGTGATGTAACAGTCGAAAAAGACGTTATTAACCTTGTAAAAACAGCGGTTGAAGAGTTTGGTACATTAGACGTTATGATCAACAACGCTGGTGTTGAAAACCCAGTTCCTTCTCATGAATTAACATTAGAAAACTGGAACCAAGTAATCGAAACAAACCTTACAGGGGCTTTCTTAGGTAGCCGTGAAGCACTTAAATATTTCGTTGAAAATGATATCAAAGGAAACGTTATTAACATGTCTAGCGTACATGAAATGATTCCTTGGCCATTATTTGTTCACTATGCAGCAAGTAAAGGCGGCATGAAGTTAATGACTGAAACATTAGCACTTGAATATGCACCAAAAGGAATTCGTGTGAACAACATTGGACCTGGTGCAATTAATACACCAATCAATGCTGAAAAATTCGCAGATCCTGTACAACGTGCAGACGTTGAAAGCATGATTCCAATGGGTTACATCGGTGAACCAGAAGAAATCGCTTCTGTTGCGGCTTTCCTAGCATCTTCTGAAGCCAGCTACATCACTGGTATCACACTATTCGCTGATGGAGCAATGACTAAATATCCTTCTTTCCAAGCAGGAAGAGGTTAA
- a CDS encoding histidine--tRNA ligase: MKKMDYQNVKGTQDFLPEAELIRKRVKRTLEDVFMKYGCLPLETPILNYTELMASKYGGGAEILEEMYTLSDRGERDLALRYDLTIPFAKVVAMNPGLKMPFKRYEIGKVFRDGPIKTGRFREFTQCDVDVVGIESQMAEAELMVMALDSFKELNLDVIIQYNNRKLLVGLLEVLSVDNAHVNDVILTLDKVEKISVEGVIKELKDKDVPISAIDGIERFLTTYEGSSFFERYKHNSLIQEGLAELEELQTYLDYLEVSDQCVFHPFLARGLEIYTGTIYEIFLSDQTIKSSIGSGGRYDNAIGGLVGTNETFSTVGISFGLDVIYAALERMDQQPANEGLTDYLIVPLETEKEALLLARTLREQGNRVEIEMTGKKVGKALNRANKEGIKKVIILGEKEIEQNQLIVKEMATGEEVQMTFVF, from the coding sequence ATGAAAAAGATGGATTATCAAAACGTAAAAGGAACACAGGACTTTTTACCAGAGGCAGAATTGATTCGAAAACGCGTCAAACGAACGCTTGAAGATGTTTTTATGAAGTACGGATGTCTTCCGCTTGAAACCCCTATTTTAAACTATACAGAGCTTATGGCATCTAAATATGGCGGCGGTGCTGAGATTTTAGAAGAGATGTATACACTATCAGATCGCGGTGAACGTGATCTTGCTTTGCGCTACGACTTAACCATCCCCTTCGCTAAAGTGGTTGCGATGAACCCTGGTCTTAAAATGCCGTTCAAACGATATGAAATCGGCAAGGTGTTTCGCGATGGGCCAATAAAAACGGGCCGATTTCGCGAGTTTACACAATGTGATGTAGACGTTGTCGGGATAGAGTCACAAATGGCAGAAGCAGAGCTGATGGTCATGGCGCTCGATTCGTTTAAGGAATTAAATCTGGACGTGATCATTCAATACAACAATCGGAAGCTTCTAGTGGGGCTATTAGAGGTGCTTTCCGTAGACAACGCACACGTAAATGATGTCATTTTAACGCTTGATAAGGTTGAAAAAATTAGCGTTGAGGGCGTTATAAAAGAGTTAAAGGACAAGGATGTTCCAATAAGTGCGATTGACGGCATTGAGCGCTTTTTAACGACGTATGAGGGTTCCTCCTTTTTTGAGCGCTACAAACACAACTCACTAATTCAGGAAGGCCTTGCTGAATTAGAGGAACTGCAAACGTACTTAGACTATCTTGAGGTCAGCGATCAATGCGTATTTCACCCGTTTTTAGCTCGTGGGTTGGAAATCTATACGGGCACCATTTATGAAATCTTTCTGTCTGACCAAACGATCAAATCAAGCATTGGAAGCGGCGGTCGTTATGATAATGCCATTGGTGGTTTAGTTGGTACAAACGAAACGTTCTCAACGGTTGGAATCTCCTTTGGGCTAGACGTCATTTATGCCGCTCTTGAACGAATGGATCAACAACCAGCAAACGAAGGCTTGACTGATTACCTAATTGTTCCCCTTGAAACAGAAAAAGAAGCGCTTCTTCTGGCACGAACGCTCCGCGAACAAGGAAACCGTGTCGAAATTGAGATGACGGGTAAAAAAGTGGGAAAAGCGTTAAATCGTGCAAACAAAGAAGGCATAAAAAAGGTTATCATACTCGGTGAAAAAGAGATCGAGCAAAATCAACTTATAGTAAAAGAAATGGCGACAGGAGAGGAAGTGCAGATGACCTTCGTGTTTTAG
- a CDS encoding N-acyl homoserine lactonase family protein, which produces MKIHVLHTGSVTIDQALAHREDSLHPMPYTGWFRSKKKRIEVPVSAYLIQHPKGNILIDTGWHAEIRTKQKKHLGRFSYSMFQGKLPKGEAVHEQLLSLHIQPSDLDLVILTHLHADHVSGLEHVKEARKIWTSDVEWKEAHTKLGYIRSMWKGIPIEPFTFTDIPFGPTNRGVDVWGDESLYIVHTPGHTRGMVSILAKVSNGWLLLASDVGYSSRSFKEQLLPGLTSNKKEALQSLQWVDDFSKRSDCIGVLANHDPRIDQKLFV; this is translated from the coding sequence ATGAAAATTCATGTATTACATACAGGGAGTGTCACAATAGACCAAGCCCTTGCACACCGGGAAGATTCGCTTCATCCTATGCCTTATACAGGGTGGTTTCGCAGCAAAAAGAAACGTATCGAAGTGCCGGTATCCGCTTATTTGATTCAGCACCCAAAAGGGAATATCTTAATTGATACAGGATGGCATGCTGAGATACGCACAAAGCAGAAAAAGCATTTGGGGCGATTCTCTTATTCTATGTTTCAAGGGAAACTACCAAAGGGAGAAGCTGTTCATGAGCAACTTCTTTCTTTACATATACAACCTTCAGATCTTGATCTAGTTATTCTCACTCACCTACATGCTGATCATGTTAGCGGATTGGAACATGTAAAAGAAGCACGTAAAATTTGGACGAGCGATGTGGAATGGAAAGAAGCGCATACAAAATTAGGGTACATTCGGTCGATGTGGAAGGGAATTCCCATTGAACCATTCACATTTACCGATATTCCATTTGGACCAACAAACCGTGGTGTAGACGTGTGGGGGGACGAATCTCTTTATATCGTCCATACGCCTGGACATACGAGAGGGATGGTGTCTATTTTAGCCAAAGTCTCAAACGGGTGGCTGCTTCTTGCAAGCGACGTTGGTTATAGTAGTCGGTCGTTTAAGGAACAGCTTTTACCTGGTTTAACGAGTAATAAAAAAGAAGCGCTTCAATCATTACAATGGGTAGACGACTTTTCGAAGCGCTCTGATTGCATAGGTGTTTTAGCCAACCACGATCCTAGGATTGATCAGAAATTGTTTGTATAA
- a CDS encoding helix-turn-helix transcriptional regulator — translation MKNLKNNIKQLRSVHHFTQDELAEKLEVSRQTIISLEKGRYNPSITLAFKLGRVFNCHIEDIFIYEEESE, via the coding sequence ATGAAGAATTTGAAAAATAATATTAAGCAACTGCGCTCCGTGCATCATTTCACACAGGATGAATTAGCAGAAAAACTGGAAGTTTCCAGACAGACGATTATTTCACTTGAAAAGGGCCGTTATAATCCCTCGATTACATTAGCTTTTAAGCTAGGACGAGTCTTTAATTGTCACATTGAGGATATTTTTATTTATGAGGAGGAGTCAGAGTGA
- a CDS encoding DUF1272 domain-containing protein: MGLEMRKQCERCDTKLHDYSVAYICTHECTYCEDCTKQTKHVCPNCQGELVRRPIPSGACPIQTKKEAVQ; the protein is encoded by the coding sequence ATGGGATTAGAAATGAGAAAGCAATGTGAACGATGCGATACAAAGCTTCATGATTATTCGGTGGCTTATATTTGTACCCACGAATGCACCTACTGCGAAGACTGCACAAAACAGACCAAACACGTCTGCCCAAACTGTCAGGGAGAGCTTGTAAGAAGACCGATACCATCAGGTGCGTGCCCGATTCAAACCAAAAAGGAAGCGGTGCAATGA
- a CDS encoding DUF5316 family protein: MLTVLLIIGGIGIVISGLFIGAWTGGQQQRANFHSETNAHQNYRTKIALVAGGVGVISFGLAGLVYFL, encoded by the coding sequence ATGCTAACGGTATTACTCATCATTGGAGGAATCGGAATAGTTATTTCCGGTCTGTTTATCGGAGCTTGGACAGGTGGGCAGCAGCAACGAGCCAACTTTCACTCTGAAACGAACGCTCATCAAAACTATCGTACAAAAATCGCACTTGTCGCTGGAGGCGTTGGGGTGATCTCATTCGGACTTGCTGGACTAGTGTATTTTCTGTAA
- a CDS encoding HIT family protein has protein sequence MPCLGCQLANKELPVYVVFEDEHVCCILDHDPFNEGHVLILPKQHIHDVDELNDQTSLAFMKASRLLSKALKRLFNPDGITFAQNGGIFNELTHYHMHAVPRYKEQSFADFYGDKTVVIEQESVLKTTQRAMQQVIHELTMDYAI, from the coding sequence ATGCCCTGTCTTGGCTGTCAGCTCGCAAATAAGGAACTGCCTGTCTACGTTGTATTTGAAGATGAGCATGTTTGTTGCATTTTGGATCACGATCCATTTAACGAAGGACACGTGCTAATTTTGCCCAAGCAGCATATTCACGACGTAGATGAACTGAACGATCAGACGTCCCTTGCCTTTATGAAGGCATCTCGTCTTTTATCAAAAGCATTGAAGCGTCTGTTTAATCCAGATGGTATCACCTTTGCTCAAAACGGGGGTATTTTTAATGAACTCACGCACTATCATATGCACGCCGTTCCTCGTTATAAAGAGCAATCATTTGCTGATTTTTATGGTGATAAAACCGTTGTAATTGAACAGGAGAGCGTGTTAAAAACGACGCAGCGTGCGATGCAGCAAGTGATTCATGAGTTAACGATGGATTACGCAATCTAG
- a CDS encoding pyridoxamine 5'-phosphate oxidase family protein has product MKPYFQHFITSEEELRARIGTPSERASKKVIHHLDEGCQQFIAHSPFLTIATANDKGICDSSPRGDMPGFVYVLDENVLVIPERPGNKRGDSIKNILTNPHVGLIFFIPGISESLRVNGKASIICDEDVLEKMKVNDKLPLMGIAVEVEECFMHCGKALKRSNLWEPSTWLREEEQPNTAQILSTHVKIPEMTPERLKADFEEGYKTKLY; this is encoded by the coding sequence ATGAAGCCATATTTTCAGCATTTTATTACATCAGAAGAAGAATTACGTGCACGAATCGGTACGCCGAGTGAACGTGCGTCAAAAAAAGTCATTCATCATTTAGATGAGGGCTGCCAACAATTTATTGCTCATTCACCTTTCTTAACAATTGCGACGGCTAACGATAAGGGAATTTGTGACAGCTCACCAAGAGGCGATATGCCTGGGTTTGTCTACGTATTGGATGAGAATGTGCTTGTTATTCCCGAACGTCCCGGCAACAAGCGCGGTGACTCCATCAAAAATATTTTGACAAACCCACACGTTGGCCTGATCTTCTTCATTCCAGGAATAAGCGAATCGCTACGTGTAAATGGAAAAGCAAGCATTATTTGTGATGAGGACGTTCTTGAAAAAATGAAGGTAAATGACAAGCTACCACTTATGGGAATTGCAGTCGAAGTGGAGGAGTGCTTCATGCACTGCGGCAAGGCATTAAAACGGTCAAATTTATGGGAGCCTTCAACATGGTTACGCGAAGAGGAACAGCCGAATACTGCTCAAATTTTATCTACCCATGTTAAAATCCCCGAAATGACACCGGAACGACTCAAAGCAGATTTTGAAGAAGGATACAAAACAAAGCTGTACTAA
- a CDS encoding Lrp/AsnC family transcriptional regulator: protein MDEIDQKILSILQENGRISMTDLGKMINLSTPAVKERVKKLEEHGVIEGYRAVINPERLGKSVLAYILVDTHNCKAFREFCRSSPLAVECHRLAGQYSYLVKLVARSVLELEEFIDEVMKYGKPSTLVNLSSPVKHKEILP, encoded by the coding sequence ATGGATGAAATAGACCAAAAAATCCTCTCTATTTTGCAAGAGAATGGGCGTATATCAATGACGGACTTAGGAAAAATGATTAATTTATCGACACCAGCGGTAAAGGAACGTGTGAAAAAGTTAGAAGAACACGGCGTCATTGAAGGATACCGCGCAGTCATCAATCCAGAACGATTAGGAAAATCCGTGCTGGCCTATATTTTAGTAGATACCCACAACTGCAAGGCATTTCGGGAATTTTGTAGGAGCAGTCCTCTTGCCGTAGAATGTCACCGGCTAGCAGGGCAGTACAGTTATTTAGTAAAGCTTGTCGCTCGTTCTGTGTTAGAGCTCGAGGAGTTTATTGATGAAGTCATGAAATACGGAAAGCCTTCTACTCTTGTAAACTTATCTTCTCCTGTCAAACATAAAGAGATTCTTCCATAA
- a CDS encoding cytidine deaminase has translation MKTYSMTPEDHELVAEAKKIIVARYEDDKHHVGAALRTASGEIVSAVHIEAYVGRITVCAEAIAIGSAISSGKKDFHTIVAVRHPYSDEVNRELSVVSPCGMCRELIADYAPECYVIVEQDGEIIKTQIGELIPLKYTRTN, from the coding sequence ATGAAAACCTATTCAATGACACCTGAAGATCATGAATTAGTGGCAGAAGCAAAAAAGATTATTGTTGCTCGTTATGAAGATGATAAGCATCATGTAGGCGCAGCATTGCGAACAGCGTCCGGTGAGATAGTTTCTGCCGTTCATATCGAAGCATACGTAGGTCGTATTACGGTATGTGCAGAGGCTATTGCGATTGGGAGCGCCATCTCTAGTGGCAAAAAGGATTTTCATACGATCGTCGCTGTGCGCCACCCCTATTCAGATGAAGTGAATCGAGAACTATCCGTTGTAAGCCCCTGTGGCATGTGCCGTGAACTGATCGCAGATTATGCTCCCGAATGTTATGTCATCGTCGAACAAGACGGAGAAATTATTAAAACTCAAATTGGCGAGCTTATTCCGCTAAAGTATACAAGGACGAATTAA
- a CDS encoding GNAT family N-acetyltransferase, with protein MAGFTVRQAQQPDVNNITILMYEYIVDFYQCPKPPLEHVQGIIHTMLRQQEGIQFVAEEHGHLIGFATLYFTYSTTSAQKITVMNDLYLVEEARGGGAATALFKACHEYSLQNGFVRMTWETAKDNQRAQRFYEKMGGEIENVLIYSL; from the coding sequence ATGGCAGGATTTACGGTGCGACAAGCACAGCAACCAGATGTGAACAATATTACCATTCTGATGTATGAATACATCGTGGATTTTTATCAATGTCCAAAACCACCTCTTGAGCATGTGCAAGGAATTATCCACACGATGCTCCGTCAACAAGAGGGCATTCAATTTGTTGCCGAAGAGCATGGTCACTTAATCGGTTTTGCGACGCTCTATTTTACATATAGCACAACGAGTGCGCAAAAAATTACGGTTATGAATGATCTTTACCTAGTCGAAGAGGCACGCGGAGGCGGAGCTGCCACTGCACTATTTAAAGCATGTCATGAATATAGCTTACAAAACGGCTTTGTGCGCATGACGTGGGAAACGGCCAAAGACAACCAGCGGGCACAGCGCTTTTATGAAAAAATGGGCGGGGAAATTGAGAACGTCCTTATTTATTCCCTCTAA
- a CDS encoding aldose 1-epimerase family protein has protein sequence MTTIENDWLKVHIAKEGAEIRSVTHKKNAMDYMWSGDSEYWGRVAPVLFPIVGRLKDDQYELNGQTYSLTQHGFLRDVTFEVNEQKEGYASFLFESDGQFKNIYPYEFTAIIHYTLNENSLSVKWEIINKNDEDMYFSIGAHPAFKLPLVEGEEVRDYMLHITPQENEKVMQYELKNALVHEKGGITDPSTIQLDDSLFVNDAVIYSHIRRIDLQSKKSDHGVEVSFDHFPFVGIWSKYDDKNHTMAPFVCIEPWYGIADMHDTTGDLKEKFGINRLAANETFQRDYTMTFK, from the coding sequence ATGACAACAATTGAAAACGATTGGCTCAAGGTACATATTGCAAAAGAGGGTGCAGAAATTCGCAGCGTCACCCACAAGAAAAATGCAATGGACTATATGTGGTCAGGAGATAGCGAGTATTGGGGACGAGTCGCTCCCGTCTTATTTCCGATTGTCGGGCGCTTGAAGGATGATCAATACGAGCTAAATGGACAAACATATTCGCTCACACAGCACGGCTTTTTACGTGACGTAACGTTTGAGGTTAACGAACAAAAAGAAGGGTATGCTTCTTTTTTATTTGAATCAGACGGGCAGTTCAAAAACATCTATCCGTACGAATTTACAGCCATTATTCACTATACGTTGAATGAAAACTCCCTTTCTGTTAAATGGGAAATAATCAACAAAAACGATGAAGACATGTACTTCTCCATTGGCGCTCATCCAGCCTTTAAACTACCACTAGTAGAAGGCGAAGAGGTTAGAGATTATATGCTACATATTACGCCACAAGAAAATGAGAAGGTCATGCAATATGAGCTTAAAAATGCGCTCGTTCATGAAAAAGGAGGAATCACTGATCCATCTACTATTCAGCTTGATGACTCCCTCTTTGTGAATGACGCGGTTATTTACAGTCATATTCGCCGCATTGATCTGCAATCTAAAAAATCAGATCATGGTGTAGAAGTATCCTTTGATCATTTCCCGTTCGTTGGCATCTGGTCAAAATACGATGATAAAAACCATACGATGGCTCCATTTGTCTGCATTGAACCATGGTATGGTATCGCAGATATGCATGATACGACAGGCGACCTCAAAGAAAAGTTCGGCATTAATCGTCTAGCAGCAAACGAAACGTTTCAAAGGGATTATACAATGACGTTTAAGTAA
- a CDS encoding phosphotransferase, producing MNKQEHEEKLAGGNVSSVYRSGDTVRREQKPNSKRVHELLQHLERKNYMHAPKFLGIDDQNREVLSFIKGEAGNYPLKSYMWSNEALKEVANMLRLYHDAVSDFPVSDDWQPMDNAPQSAEVICHNDFAVYNLIFDGQLPVGVIDFDLIAPGPRLWDIAYTLYTCVPLSRHYHTEEGKEVRYDPMMDAKEKKERVDLFFDAYGIEGLKEDYLDMVMLRLEGLCQYMKRKAAEGDPAFQKMVDEGHYEHYQTDIEFIREHGNEWI from the coding sequence ATGAATAAGCAGGAACACGAAGAAAAATTAGCCGGCGGGAACGTGTCAAGCGTCTACCGCTCAGGAGATACGGTGCGCCGAGAGCAAAAGCCAAACAGCAAAAGGGTTCATGAGCTTTTACAGCATCTTGAGCGAAAAAACTACATGCATGCTCCAAAGTTTTTAGGCATTGATGACCAAAATCGAGAAGTGCTGTCGTTTATTAAGGGAGAAGCGGGCAATTATCCGCTAAAATCTTATATGTGGTCAAACGAAGCGCTGAAAGAAGTTGCCAACATGCTTCGCCTTTATCATGATGCGGTAAGTGACTTTCCTGTTTCAGATGATTGGCAGCCAATGGACAATGCGCCGCAGAGCGCAGAGGTAATTTGTCACAATGACTTTGCGGTTTATAACCTTATTTTTGACGGTCAGCTACCAGTTGGCGTAATCGATTTTGATCTTATCGCGCCTGGGCCAAGATTATGGGATATTGCCTATACGCTCTATACGTGTGTGCCACTCAGCAGGCATTACCATACGGAGGAAGGAAAAGAAGTTCGCTACGATCCAATGATGGATGCAAAAGAAAAGAAAGAACGAGTGGACTTATTTTTTGATGCGTATGGTATAGAAGGGCTGAAAGAAGATTATTTAGACATGGTCATGCTGCGCTTAGAAGGACTGTGCCAATACATGAAGCGAAAAGCTGCTGAAGGAGATCCCGCTTTTCAAAAGATGGTTGATGAAGGGCACTATGAGCATTATCAAACAGACATTGAATTCATTCGAGAACATGGAAACGAGTGGATATAA
- a CDS encoding isochorismatase family protein, producing the protein MKQTLLIIDAQQELMEGNEHEEGVYQKDVLIHTINAVIEKALAKEIDIVFVRDVDVAEGKGPGFHIHENIHVPTSATIFNKAATNSFYGTPLLEHLTERNVEHLVIMGCKTEHCIDTAVRTATVNGFDVTLIEDGHSTCNSTVLQAEQIIAHHNKVLHGHYNVDHFSMVRKGEESVFEPLHYQHR; encoded by the coding sequence TTGAAGCAAACGTTACTTATTATTGATGCCCAGCAGGAGCTTATGGAAGGAAATGAGCACGAAGAGGGCGTTTATCAAAAAGACGTACTAATCCATACGATTAATGCAGTTATTGAAAAAGCATTAGCCAAAGAAATTGACATTGTATTCGTTCGAGACGTTGATGTTGCAGAAGGAAAAGGACCTGGCTTTCATATTCATGAAAACATTCATGTCCCTACGTCGGCCACTATCTTTAATAAAGCCGCCACAAATTCATTTTACGGCACGCCGCTTCTTGAACACCTTACAGAAAGAAACGTTGAGCACCTTGTGATCATGGGGTGTAAAACCGAACATTGCATTGATACAGCTGTTAGAACCGCAACGGTAAACGGATTTGACGTCACGCTCATTGAAGACGGTCATTCGACGTGTAATTCTACCGTACTACAAGCAGAACAAATTATTGCTCACCACAACAAAGTGCTTCACGGTCATTACAACGTGGATCACTTTTCAATGGTGCGAAAAGGAGAAGAATCGGTCTTTGAACCGCTTCACTATCAGCATCGATAA
- a CDS encoding UDP-N-acetylmuramoyl-L-alanyl-D-glutamate--2,6-diaminopimelate ligase: MKIKDILHVLPTAKIEGDHNIVITGLQMDSRKVEEGNAFICVRGIDGFLQDRHVFAKDAVRNGASAVVVEQDVEVDVPKIFVKDARHAMAVLSSYFYQHPSQELNLIGITGTNGKTTTAFITEKIFSDYGLKTGLMGNNGIKIDGNMHPTDINTQEPPVLQRNLRTMRDHHTDYCIMEVTSQGLDMGRVVGCDFKTAIFTNLTQDHLDYHGSFEEYRNTKGLLFSRLGNTFHPEKRKHAVLNRDDEAFAYFEDITAVDVITYGIKNEEADVHARNIQLTAKGISFHLTTYKGETEITLPLIGMFNVYNALAAISAALIENIPLEYIQKSLATMPNVGGRMEIIDEKQPFLVVVDYAHTPDALENVLSSLKEFATGNIITVFGCGGDRDVTKRPLMGEIAERYSDYVIVTSDNPRSEDPIDILKDIEKSFSTEQYELVVQREFAIKKAIKAAEPGDIVLIAGKGHETYQIFHDQTIHFDDREVARKVLQP, encoded by the coding sequence ATGAAGATCAAAGACATACTACATGTATTACCTACAGCTAAAATAGAAGGCGATCACAACATCGTCATTACGGGGCTACAAATGGACTCACGAAAAGTAGAAGAAGGAAACGCGTTTATTTGTGTACGTGGAATTGATGGCTTTTTACAAGACCGCCATGTTTTTGCAAAGGACGCGGTGCGAAACGGGGCGTCTGCTGTCGTCGTTGAACAAGATGTAGAGGTAGACGTACCCAAAATCTTTGTAAAAGACGCGCGTCATGCGATGGCCGTCCTATCTTCTTATTTTTATCAACACCCGTCACAGGAATTGAATTTAATTGGAATTACTGGTACGAACGGAAAAACCACGACGGCATTTATTACGGAAAAAATCTTTTCGGACTATGGACTGAAGACAGGGCTGATGGGAAACAACGGCATTAAAATTGATGGCAACATGCATCCAACCGATATTAACACACAGGAGCCACCAGTGTTACAACGAAATCTTCGTACAATGCGTGACCATCACACCGATTATTGCATCATGGAAGTTACCTCGCAAGGCTTAGACATGGGGAGAGTCGTTGGCTGTGACTTTAAAACCGCCATTTTTACCAATCTTACACAAGATCACCTCGACTATCACGGTTCGTTTGAGGAATACCGAAACACAAAGGGGCTCCTTTTTTCAAGGCTTGGAAATACGTTTCATCCTGAAAAACGAAAGCATGCGGTATTAAACCGTGACGACGAAGCGTTTGCTTATTTTGAAGACATCACCGCTGTCGATGTTATTACATATGGAATTAAAAATGAGGAAGCAGACGTTCATGCACGTAACATTCAACTTACCGCAAAAGGAATTTCGTTTCATCTCACTACATATAAAGGAGAGACGGAGATTACACTTCCGTTGATCGGTATGTTTAACGTATATAATGCGCTTGCTGCGATTAGCGCTGCGCTAATTGAAAATATCCCGCTTGAATACATTCAAAAAAGTCTTGCTACGATGCCAAATGTGGGTGGTCGAATGGAGATCATTGATGAAAAACAGCCGTTTTTAGTTGTGGTTGATTATGCTCATACGCCAGATGCTCTTGAAAACGTACTGTCGTCCCTAAAAGAGTTTGCAACAGGAAATATCATTACCGTCTTTGGCTGTGGCGGTGATCGTGATGTGACAAAGCGTCCGCTTATGGGAGAAATTGCGGAGCGATACAGCGATTATGTCATCGTTACATCTGATAATCCTCGATCAGAAGACCCTATTGATATTTTAAAAGATATTGAGAAAAGCTTTTCCACAGAGCAATATGAGCTTGTCGTGCAGCGCGAATTTGCGATTAAAAAAGCCATTAAAGCTGCTGAACCAGGCGATATTGTCTTAATTGCTGGAAAGGGACATGAAACATATCAAATCTTTCATGATCAAACGATTCACTTTGATGATCGAGAAGTTGCAAGAAAAGTTCTTCAACCATAA
- a CDS encoding GNAT family N-acetyltransferase: MIYTHSLEHITADMLTGFFVDWPNPPSTETHLRLLKNSSDVVLGIDETTGQVVGFITALSDGVLSAYIPLLEVLPAYKKNGIGKELVRKMFDRLSHLYMIDLCCDDDLVPFYKQFGMMNGKSMLLRNYERQSGTRM, translated from the coding sequence ATGATTTATACTCATTCTTTAGAACACATAACGGCGGATATGCTGACAGGATTTTTTGTCGATTGGCCAAATCCTCCGAGTACGGAAACGCATCTACGTTTATTGAAAAATAGCAGTGATGTTGTACTGGGCATTGATGAAACCACCGGACAGGTAGTAGGCTTTATTACAGCTTTGAGTGACGGCGTATTATCAGCCTATATTCCCCTTCTTGAAGTACTGCCCGCTTATAAAAAGAACGGAATCGGCAAAGAGCTAGTACGGAAAATGTTTGATCGCCTTTCACACTTATACATGATTGACCTATGCTGTGACGATGATCTTGTTCCATTTTACAAACAGTTTGGCATGATGAACGGCAAAAGCATGCTACTGCGAAATTATGAACGGCAGTCTGGAACACGGATGTGA